In Anomalospiza imberbis isolate Cuckoo-Finch-1a 21T00152 chromosome 10, ASM3175350v1, whole genome shotgun sequence, the following proteins share a genomic window:
- the ADIPOQ gene encoding adiponectin isoform X1 translates to MEPAMRGLAGFLLCSLLLLAPHSRGVAAQDTQPDPKMPCANWMGGAPGYPGHNGVPGRDGKDGRDGLKGDKGDEGPAGPKGEPGPVGSRGFPGPPGSPGSPGIPGQKGKDAFVHRSAFSVGLTERSPAPNVPIRFSKIFYNEQGHYDPSTGKFLCNVPGTYFFAYHLTVYLSDVKVSLYRKDKAVIFTYDQFQNNNVDQASGSVLLHLSSGDEVWLQVYGNGDKNGVYADNLNDSTFMGFLLYPDPDNY, encoded by the exons atg GAACCAGCAATGAGGGGCTTGGCAGGGTTCCTGCTGTGCTcgttgctgctgctggccccccACTCCAGAGGGGTGGCTGCCCAGGACACCCAGCCTGACCCCAAAATGCCATGTGCCAATTGGATGGGAGGAGCACCCGGCTACCCTGGCCACAATGGTGTCCCTGGCCGGGATGGGAAAGATGGAAGAGATGGACTCAAGGGAGATAAAGGAGATGAAG GTCCGGCAGGTCCCAAAGGTGAACCGGGCCCAGTAGGAAGCCGAGGCTTTCCCGGGCCCCCCGGGTCTCCTGGAAGTCCTGGAATCCCAGGGCAGAAGGGCAAAGATGCTTTTGTGCACCGCTCTGCCTTCAGCGTGGGGCTGACGGAGCGAAGCCCTGCCCCCAACGTCCCCATCCGCTTCAGCAAGATCTTCTACAACGAGCAGGGCCACTACGACCCCAGCACGGGCAAGTTCCTCTGCAACGTGCCCGGCACCTACTTCTTTGCCTACCACCTCACGGTCTACCTGTCGGACGTCAAGGTCAGCCTCTACAGGAAGGACAAGGCCGTGATCTTCACCTACGACCAGTTCCAGAACAACAACGTGGACCAAGCCAGCggctctgtcctgctgcaccTCAGCTCCGGGGACGAGGTCTGGCTTCAGGTGTACGGAAACGGGGACAAAAATGGGGTCTATGCTGACAACCTCAATGATTCCACCTTCATGGGCTTCCTCCTGTACCCTGACCCAGATAACTACTAA
- the ADIPOQ gene encoding adiponectin isoform X2, whose amino-acid sequence MRGLAGFLLCSLLLLAPHSRGVAAQDTQPDPKMPCANWMGGAPGYPGHNGVPGRDGKDGRDGLKGDKGDEGPAGPKGEPGPVGSRGFPGPPGSPGSPGIPGQKGKDAFVHRSAFSVGLTERSPAPNVPIRFSKIFYNEQGHYDPSTGKFLCNVPGTYFFAYHLTVYLSDVKVSLYRKDKAVIFTYDQFQNNNVDQASGSVLLHLSSGDEVWLQVYGNGDKNGVYADNLNDSTFMGFLLYPDPDNY is encoded by the exons ATGAGGGGCTTGGCAGGGTTCCTGCTGTGCTcgttgctgctgctggccccccACTCCAGAGGGGTGGCTGCCCAGGACACCCAGCCTGACCCCAAAATGCCATGTGCCAATTGGATGGGAGGAGCACCCGGCTACCCTGGCCACAATGGTGTCCCTGGCCGGGATGGGAAAGATGGAAGAGATGGACTCAAGGGAGATAAAGGAGATGAAG GTCCGGCAGGTCCCAAAGGTGAACCGGGCCCAGTAGGAAGCCGAGGCTTTCCCGGGCCCCCCGGGTCTCCTGGAAGTCCTGGAATCCCAGGGCAGAAGGGCAAAGATGCTTTTGTGCACCGCTCTGCCTTCAGCGTGGGGCTGACGGAGCGAAGCCCTGCCCCCAACGTCCCCATCCGCTTCAGCAAGATCTTCTACAACGAGCAGGGCCACTACGACCCCAGCACGGGCAAGTTCCTCTGCAACGTGCCCGGCACCTACTTCTTTGCCTACCACCTCACGGTCTACCTGTCGGACGTCAAGGTCAGCCTCTACAGGAAGGACAAGGCCGTGATCTTCACCTACGACCAGTTCCAGAACAACAACGTGGACCAAGCCAGCggctctgtcctgctgcaccTCAGCTCCGGGGACGAGGTCTGGCTTCAGGTGTACGGAAACGGGGACAAAAATGGGGTCTATGCTGACAACCTCAATGATTCCACCTTCATGGGCTTCCTCCTGTACCCTGACCCAGATAACTACTAA